One genomic segment of Vagococcus intermedius includes these proteins:
- a CDS encoding PadR family transcriptional regulator, with protein MLEKQEALLGKYLPMTETMFLTLFSLQEPRHGYAIMTRIKELTNQRVNLGNGTLYGNLAKMQKDGVIKLVHEEEQRKIYQITELGQIVLNAESRRLKELNQIIMEGE; from the coding sequence ATGTTAGAAAAGCAAGAAGCGTTGTTAGGAAAATATTTACCAATGACGGAAACCATGTTTTTGACACTTTTTTCTTTGCAAGAGCCAAGACACGGCTATGCTATTATGACTAGGATTAAAGAGTTAACTAATCAACGTGTCAATTTGGGGAATGGAACACTATATGGTAACTTAGCCAAAATGCAAAAAGATGGTGTTATTAAGTTGGTTCATGAAGAGGAACAGCGTAAAATTTATCAAATAACAGAGTTAGGGCAAATAGTATTGAATGCTGAGTCACGTCGGTTGAAAGAATTAAATCAAATTATAATGGAGGGAGAATAA
- a CDS encoding nucleoside 2-deoxyribosyltransferase: MKKVYFASPLFSEMERRYNAHIVSGLRGNYPSLDIYVPQEQLEINDKQAYADSKMIANFDTEALIASDLVIAILDGSTIDAGVASEIGVAYAKGIPVIGVYTDTRQLGGDNLKKVEALREIGENQFHYVNLYTIGLVKLNGIVVASEEELVSEIGERLKK; the protein is encoded by the coding sequence ATGAAAAAAGTTTATTTTGCATCACCTTTATTTTCTGAGATGGAGCGCCGCTACAATGCTCACATTGTATCAGGATTGAGGGGGAATTATCCATCTTTAGATATTTATGTGCCACAAGAACAGCTAGAGATTAATGATAAGCAAGCTTATGCTGATTCAAAAATGATTGCTAATTTTGATACTGAGGCTTTAATAGCAAGTGATCTGGTTATTGCTATTTTAGATGGTAGTACGATCGATGCTGGTGTTGCAAGTGAAATAGGTGTTGCTTATGCTAAGGGAATACCTGTTATTGGTGTTTATACAGATACCCGCCAGCTAGGGGGCGACAACCTTAAAAAGGTAGAAGCGTTAAGAGAGATTGGCGAAAATCAATTCCATTATGTTAATCTTTATACAATAGGGCTAGTGAAATTGAATGGGATAGTTGTTGCAAGTGAAGAAGAGTTAGTGTCAGAAATTGGTGAACGTTTAAAAAAATAA
- a CDS encoding ornithine cyclodeaminase family protein: MLILNKQDITTCYTMLDAIKDSKKALTNYSQGLTTVPLRTAITAKNGQNLFMPAYNQEDQATGIKIVSVFPNNPKIGKPAVPAHMLLLDGQTGEISCLMDGTYLTQLRTGAVQGLATDLLAKKNAKTALLIGTGGQAAAQLEAMLTVRPLTKIYVSSINLAEAQEFAITMAQKFKETTVSIEAVSNPNQVVPSADIITCVTTSKLPVFDGRLIQPGTHINGVGAYTPSMLELPVEAITKATIRTVDTLDGVMSEAGDILEAINQTTLTLKDFSEIGQLDTTTLRQTDQDITLFKTVGSAILDVVTAQTIYTLALSKKIGQKVQL, encoded by the coding sequence ATGTTGATTTTAAATAAACAAGATATTACAACATGTTACACGATGCTAGATGCTATTAAGGATTCAAAAAAAGCCCTAACTAATTATAGTCAAGGTTTAACTACTGTCCCTTTAAGAACTGCCATTACAGCCAAAAATGGTCAAAATTTATTTATGCCGGCCTACAACCAAGAAGATCAAGCAACAGGTATCAAGATTGTATCAGTTTTCCCTAATAATCCTAAAATAGGAAAACCAGCTGTCCCAGCTCATATGTTATTACTAGATGGTCAAACAGGTGAAATTAGCTGTTTAATGGATGGAACTTATCTCACTCAACTACGAACTGGTGCTGTTCAAGGCTTAGCAACAGACTTACTCGCTAAAAAAAATGCTAAAACAGCTCTTCTAATCGGGACTGGCGGGCAAGCTGCCGCTCAACTTGAAGCGATGTTAACCGTAAGACCTCTAACTAAAATTTATGTATCAAGTATCAATTTAGCCGAAGCTCAAGAGTTTGCTATAACGATGGCGCAAAAATTTAAAGAGACTACTGTTTCCATCGAAGCTGTTTCAAATCCAAATCAGGTAGTTCCCTCGGCTGACATTATAACATGTGTGACAACCTCCAAACTACCTGTTTTTGACGGGAGATTGATTCAACCTGGTACTCATATCAATGGAGTTGGAGCTTATACACCTAGTATGTTAGAATTGCCAGTAGAAGCTATTACCAAAGCGACGATCAGAACAGTCGATACCTTAGACGGCGTAATGTCTGAAGCTGGCGATATTCTCGAAGCTATCAACCAGACCACGCTAACTCTAAAAGATTTTAGCGAAATAGGTCAACTAGATACAACCACTCTACGCCAAACCGATCAAGATATCACATTATTTAAAACTGTCGGCTCAGCTATCTTAGATGTTGTGACCGCTCAAACTATTTACACCCTTGCTCTCTCTAAAAAAATCGGACAAAAAGTTCAATTATAA
- a CDS encoding PqqD family protein, with product MTEELEDFLTIVYQINPEIEHRLDDQGMFVIVKPQNHWIQRFFRKLYVKIPMETMVTMDAYGSFVMKQIDGKTSIEEIGKRLESEYEEAGVHLYERLQLYINHLEVREGWIQPIARLQDKVEDN from the coding sequence ATGACAGAAGAATTAGAAGACTTTCTGACGATTGTTTATCAAATCAATCCTGAAATTGAGCATCGTTTAGATGATCAAGGAATGTTTGTTATTGTTAAACCGCAAAATCATTGGATTCAACGTTTTTTTAGAAAACTATATGTCAAAATTCCTATGGAAACAATGGTAACAATGGATGCCTATGGTAGCTTTGTTATGAAGCAGATTGACGGTAAAACGTCAATTGAAGAAATAGGGAAACGTTTAGAGTCAGAATATGAAGAAGCAGGCGTACATTTGTATGAACGTCTACAGCTTTATATTAATCACTTAGAGGTCCGAGAAGGATGGATTCAACCGATTGCAAGATTGCAAGATAAAGTTGAAGATAACTAA
- a CDS encoding OPT family oligopeptide transporter → MKKLSKSAYGGVPGKEYVPYVTDGKKKKSGGTLILIFGIILATLFAASTAYSGMKVGLTVAAGIPGSILGSGLVALFVKNKSVLGKNILAGMSAGGETIASGMIFVLPAIVIIGGQINFWQGILVGIAAVLFSVGGIGLVEDYLLVQEHGNIVYPEAMAISESLVASEVGGDSLKSMGIGFGIGGVLTALTGQVFGVVNNTINYATTGFYKTKVSVEANPMLSGIGFIVGIKVAMTLFAGSVFTNFAVIPLISYFAEMASDSSFVWNDAATLVNQVSVDVIAGSYTKYIGAGMMISGGLIGAIQLIPTIITSIKATMAAKGEGETGDKSSPIGMIALLAGTAMTFIMGVIISDNFAMAIIGAILTLVLGFLFAIVAGRLAGTLGTSNLPVSGMTIASLVIMTAVFFLMGWTDQAANVSLLMFGTIVVTIISVAGSYMQSQKVTMVMGGNSAEVRNYFMIAGIVGVVVVTGIIQLLADKLLPGADGIAEFSAPQANLIATLTDGIMSQQLPWLLIAVGFALGVTFFLLGLPVMSVAVGAYLPMATTSIIVLGALVRVFVEMMSSKDEDLKEERINTGISMSSGLIAGGSIIGLLGIILQVSGVITPGSPSGFLGGNGGAYVLLAVLVVFSIIPMMAKKSKKAAE, encoded by the coding sequence ATGAAAAAGCTTTCTAAAAGCGCTTATGGTGGTGTACCAGGTAAAGAATATGTACCGTACGTAACCGATGGCAAAAAGAAAAAAAGTGGTGGCACTTTAATCCTAATTTTTGGTATTATTTTAGCAACATTATTTGCTGCTTCAACTGCTTATTCAGGAATGAAAGTTGGATTGACAGTAGCTGCGGGGATTCCAGGTTCAATCTTGGGTTCAGGTTTAGTGGCATTATTTGTAAAGAACAAAAGTGTATTAGGTAAAAATATCTTAGCTGGTATGTCAGCTGGTGGGGAAACAATTGCCTCAGGGATGATCTTCGTTTTACCAGCCATTGTTATTATTGGTGGTCAAATCAATTTTTGGCAAGGAATCCTTGTTGGGATCGCTGCTGTACTGTTTTCAGTAGGTGGTATTGGCTTAGTAGAAGATTATTTATTAGTTCAAGAGCATGGTAATATTGTTTATCCTGAAGCTATGGCGATTTCAGAATCATTAGTTGCTTCTGAAGTAGGTGGTGACTCACTTAAAAGCATGGGTATCGGTTTTGGTATCGGTGGTGTGTTAACTGCTTTAACAGGTCAAGTTTTTGGTGTTGTAAACAATACAATCAACTATGCAACAACAGGTTTCTACAAAACCAAAGTTTCTGTAGAAGCTAATCCAATGCTTTCAGGTATCGGATTTATTGTAGGGATCAAAGTTGCAATGACGTTATTTGCAGGGTCTGTATTTACAAACTTTGCTGTTATTCCATTAATTAGCTATTTTGCTGAAATGGCAAGTGATTCATCATTTGTTTGGAATGATGCGGCAACATTAGTTAACCAAGTAAGTGTTGACGTGATTGCTGGTTCATATACTAAGTATATTGGTGCTGGTATGATGATTTCAGGTGGGTTAATTGGTGCTATTCAACTAATTCCTACAATCATAACATCAATCAAAGCAACAATGGCTGCTAAAGGTGAAGGCGAAACGGGGGATAAATCAAGCCCAATCGGCATGATTGCTTTGTTAGCCGGTACTGCAATGACATTTATTATGGGTGTTATTATTTCTGATAACTTTGCTATGGCAATTATCGGAGCAATCTTAACTTTAGTGTTAGGTTTCTTATTCGCAATTGTTGCCGGTCGTTTAGCTGGTACCTTAGGTACTTCTAACTTACCAGTATCTGGTATGACAATCGCTTCATTAGTTATTATGACAGCTGTATTCTTCCTAATGGGTTGGACAGATCAAGCTGCTAATGTTTCATTATTAATGTTCGGTACAATTGTTGTTACAATTATCTCGGTTGCAGGTAGCTACATGCAATCACAAAAAGTAACAATGGTTATGGGTGGTAACTCAGCCGAGGTTCGTAATTATTTCATGATCGCTGGTATCGTCGGAGTTGTTGTCGTAACTGGTATCATCCAATTACTTGCTGATAAATTACTTCCAGGTGCTGATGGAATTGCTGAATTTTCAGCACCACAAGCTAACCTAATTGCAACATTAACGGATGGTATTATGAGTCAACAATTACCATGGTTATTAATTGCCGTTGGTTTTGCTTTAGGTGTTACTTTCTTCTTATTAGGATTACCTGTTATGAGTGTTGCAGTAGGTGCTTACTTACCAATGGCAACTACTTCTATCATCGTGTTGGGTGCGTTAGTTCGTGTCTTTGTTGAAATGATGAGTAGTAAAGATGAAGATCTTAAAGAAGAACGTATTAATACTGGTATTTCAATGTCTTCTGGTTTGATTGCCGGAGGATCAATCATTGGTTTATTAGGTATTATTTTACAAGTTTCTGGTGTTATCACACCAGGTTCTCCTTCAGGCTTCTTAGGTGGCAATGGTGGGGCATATGTCTTACTAGCTGTCTTAGTGGTATTCTCAATCATTCCGATGATGGCGAAAAAATCTAAAAAAGCTGCTGAATAA
- the pepV gene encoding dipeptidase PepV — translation MTTIDWQKEVDSRKSDLMEDLKTLIRIDSVKDMENATEEFPVGKGPAMALHKALEFGERDGFVTKNIENMAGHIEYGEGDETFGILGHVDVVPVGDGWNTDPFEPTIIDGKLYARGSSDDKGPMMAAYYALKIIKELELPVSKKVRFIIGTDEESGWACMDRYMANETMPDFGFSPDAMFPIINGEKGIASYTLEFNNDASEGDVTLNTFTAGIASNMVPGDATVEMTTGLNTDEMKAALESYVAENGVRADFTANGETVTIKLYGKQCHAQTPTDGVNAATHLANFLSAYKFDGQGQAYIQATAKFLHADPQGNLTGVAHKDDIMGELTSSANIFRYTKEGDKTISINIRYPKGTDSAKIAEQMQAVIVDAKVIVEAGVKEPHYTSKEDPMVKTFLETYEKYTGLEGFEQTIGGGTYGRLFERGCAFGALFPGRENVMHQANEYMVEEDIYRAAVIYADSIYQLIK, via the coding sequence ATGACAACAATTGATTGGCAAAAAGAAGTTGACTCACGTAAATCTGACTTAATGGAAGATTTAAAAACACTTATCCGTATTGACAGTGTGAAAGATATGGAGAATGCTACTGAAGAATTTCCAGTAGGTAAAGGTCCTGCTATGGCTTTACACAAAGCTTTAGAATTTGGTGAACGTGATGGCTTCGTTACTAAAAACATCGAAAACATGGCTGGTCATATTGAATATGGTGAAGGCGATGAAACCTTCGGGATCTTAGGACACGTTGACGTTGTTCCTGTAGGTGATGGTTGGAACACAGATCCATTTGAACCAACAATCATTGATGGAAAATTATATGCTCGTGGTTCTAGTGATGATAAAGGTCCTATGATGGCTGCATACTATGCACTTAAAATCATCAAAGAATTAGAATTACCTGTTTCTAAAAAAGTTCGTTTCATTATCGGAACTGATGAAGAGAGCGGTTGGGCTTGTATGGATCGTTACATGGCTAATGAAACGATGCCAGACTTTGGTTTCTCTCCAGATGCTATGTTCCCTATCATCAATGGTGAAAAAGGAATTGCATCTTATACATTAGAGTTTAATAATGATGCCTCAGAAGGTGATGTAACATTAAATACCTTTACTGCAGGAATTGCTTCAAACATGGTTCCAGGAGATGCAACTGTTGAAATGACAACAGGATTAAATACGGATGAAATGAAAGCTGCCTTAGAAAGCTATGTTGCTGAAAATGGCGTTCGTGCTGATTTTACTGCCAACGGTGAAACTGTTACTATCAAACTTTATGGTAAACAATGTCACGCTCAGACTCCAACTGACGGTGTAAATGCTGCGACGCATTTAGCTAACTTCTTATCAGCTTATAAATTCGATGGACAAGGCCAAGCTTATATCCAAGCAACAGCTAAATTCTTACATGCAGACCCTCAAGGTAACTTGACAGGCGTGGCTCATAAAGATGACATCATGGGTGAATTAACATCAAGTGCTAACATTTTCCGTTACACTAAAGAGGGCGATAAAACAATTTCAATCAACATCCGCTACCCTAAAGGGACAGATTCAGCTAAAATTGCCGAACAAATGCAAGCGGTAATTGTTGATGCCAAAGTAATTGTTGAAGCTGGTGTTAAAGAGCCTCACTATACATCAAAAGAAGATCCAATGGTGAAAACTTTCTTAGAGACTTATGAAAAATATACAGGTCTTGAAGGGTTTGAACAAACAATTGGTGGCGGTACTTATGGTCGTTTATTCGAACGTGGTTGTGCATTTGGGGCATTATTCCCAGGACGTGAAAACGTGATGCACCAAGCAAACGAATATATGGTTGAAGAAGATATTTACCGTGCAGCAGTAATCTATGCTGATTCTATTTATCAATTAATTAAATAG
- a CDS encoding DeoR/GlpR family DNA-binding transcription regulator, with protein sequence MNRSKRIEKIVAIVEKEKEVKVSLLPERVEASRDTIRRDIIYLAELGVIERTHGYIKLAANYKKLETYNRRLVAATESKLILAKLAKSLLKQQQTIYLDVSTTIATLAEQLTDMPLNVFTNSLDVINELVTKEQIQTYTFGGKLNTQSRYIQTTDISLDMQMVQFDYCLISAPSISEDGIFYAYPDDFYFKKLLRKQSKKLVLLVDDSKFDNNHNFKVFGFEDIDLVIANRSLPSNIMAKLKQHNVKILLP encoded by the coding sequence ATGAATCGGTCAAAAAGAATCGAAAAAATAGTAGCGATAGTTGAGAAAGAAAAGGAAGTCAAAGTAAGTTTACTTCCTGAAAGAGTGGAGGCCTCACGAGATACCATTAGGCGAGATATTATTTATTTGGCAGAATTAGGTGTAATTGAGCGAACTCACGGTTATATTAAGTTGGCTGCAAATTATAAAAAATTAGAAACTTACAATCGCCGGTTAGTTGCTGCTACAGAAAGTAAGTTAATTTTGGCAAAGTTAGCTAAGTCTCTCTTAAAGCAACAGCAGACTATTTATTTGGATGTGTCAACGACAATTGCAACACTCGCCGAACAATTGACTGATATGCCACTCAACGTTTTTACCAATAGCCTTGATGTAATTAATGAGTTGGTGACCAAAGAGCAAATTCAAACGTATACGTTTGGTGGGAAGCTAAATACTCAGTCACGTTATATCCAAACAACCGATATATCATTAGATATGCAAATGGTTCAATTTGACTATTGTCTAATTAGTGCACCTTCTATTTCAGAAGATGGCATTTTTTATGCCTATCCAGACGATTTTTACTTTAAAAAATTATTAAGAAAACAAAGTAAAAAACTAGTGTTATTAGTAGATGACTCAAAATTTGACAATAATCATAACTTTAAAGTTTTTGGTTTTGAAGATATTGATTTAGTGATCGCCAATCGTTCTTTGCCTAGTAATATTATGGCAAAGTTGAAACAGCATAATGTCAAGATACTGTTACCTTAA
- a CDS encoding amino acid permease, which yields MSQENTEMKRSLQTRHLSMIAIGGSIGTGLFLASGSAISQAGPGGALVAYALMGCMVYFLMTSLGEMATYMPVSGSFSTYATKFVDPAFGFALGWNYWFNWAITLAVEVNTAAIIMAYWLPDVPSWIFSLIFLGLIFAINATSGRSFAEAEYWFSMIKVVTVIIFIVIGLLTIFGIMGGRGPVGFENFTTGEAPFVGGIPALLSVFVVAGFSFQGTELIGLTAGESENPEESIPKAIKQVFWRIILFYIISIFIIAMLIPYTSPYLLGGEVSDVSTSPFTLVFQRAGLATAASILNAVILTAVLSAGNSGLYASSRMLHSMAVSGQAPAFLGRVNKRGVPLNAVIATTIVGGFAFLSSIVGDGFYGLLLAASGLTGFIAWLGIGISHLRFRSAFKAQNRDTSELKYKARWFPFGPIIALLLCLMVIIGQDIPAFVEGDWSAILITYMSIPLVVSLYLGYKIKNKTKLIPLKEIKLKDKK from the coding sequence ATGTCACAAGAGAACACAGAAATGAAACGTTCGTTACAAACGCGTCATCTTTCGATGATTGCGATCGGGGGATCAATCGGAACCGGCTTGTTCTTGGCAAGTGGTTCGGCAATCTCTCAAGCAGGACCAGGTGGAGCACTTGTTGCTTATGCCCTAATGGGATGTATGGTTTATTTTTTAATGACCTCATTAGGAGAGATGGCAACATACATGCCAGTATCTGGTTCATTTAGTACTTATGCAACAAAATTTGTTGATCCGGCCTTTGGTTTTGCTTTAGGATGGAATTACTGGTTTAACTGGGCAATCACTTTGGCCGTGGAAGTTAATACAGCTGCAATTATCATGGCATATTGGCTACCAGACGTTCCGAGTTGGATTTTTAGTTTAATATTTTTAGGGTTGATTTTTGCAATCAATGCCACAAGTGGTCGTTCTTTTGCTGAGGCGGAGTATTGGTTTTCAATGATTAAAGTAGTAACCGTGATTATCTTTATTGTTATTGGATTATTAACAATTTTTGGAATTATGGGTGGACGTGGTCCAGTCGGATTTGAAAACTTTACAACTGGCGAAGCACCTTTTGTTGGCGGTATTCCTGCCTTACTGAGTGTTTTTGTTGTTGCTGGTTTTTCATTCCAAGGGACAGAATTAATTGGTCTAACAGCTGGAGAGTCTGAAAATCCTGAAGAGTCTATTCCAAAAGCAATCAAACAAGTTTTTTGGAGAATTATTTTATTCTATATTATTTCGATTTTTATTATTGCAATGTTGATTCCCTATACGTCTCCTTACTTATTAGGTGGAGAAGTTTCAGATGTGTCAACTAGTCCCTTTACGTTAGTATTTCAACGTGCTGGTCTAGCGACAGCTGCCAGTATTTTAAATGCAGTTATTTTAACAGCTGTTTTATCAGCAGGAAATTCAGGGTTGTATGCCTCATCTCGTATGTTGCATTCAATGGCTGTCAGTGGTCAAGCACCTGCTTTTCTAGGTCGCGTTAACAAACGTGGTGTTCCATTAAATGCAGTTATTGCGACGACTATTGTTGGCGGTTTTGCCTTTTTAAGTTCAATCGTGGGTGATGGTTTTTATGGGTTATTATTAGCGGCTTCAGGTTTAACAGGATTTATTGCGTGGCTAGGTATTGGAATCAGTCATTTACGATTCCGTAGTGCTTTTAAAGCGCAAAATCGTGATACATCTGAATTAAAATATAAAGCAAGATGGTTTCCATTTGGTCCAATTATTGCCTTATTATTATGTTTGATGGTTATTATCGGTCAAGACATTCCAGCCTTTGTTGAAGGGGACTGGTCAGCTATTTTAATTACCTATATGAGTATCCCTTTGGTTGTAAGCTTATACTTAGGTTATAAAATAAAAAATAAAACAAAATTGATTCCGTTAAAAGAAATTAAATTAAAAGATAAAAAATAA
- the tdcB gene encoding bifunctional threonine ammonia-lyase/L-serine ammonia-lyase TdcB, with product MINTTNLPVKIEQIREAKHVISQYARQTPLLQSYYLSSKSGGDVYLKLENMQLTGSFKFRGAFNKIAHLTDEEKAKGVIACSAGNHAQGVALSCKLLGIKSKIVMPIGAPIAKVAATEGYGSTVVLHGDNFDEAKAYCQAVQKETGETFIPPYDDSLVMAGQGSIGLEILDELWDVETVIVPVGGGGLIAGLAVALKAFNPSINIIGVQAERIHGMTESFRARQITPHKEGTTLADGCAVEYPGELTFEVVNNLVTDMILVTEDEIEFAIKDLIQRAKVVVEGAGALATAAILSGKVEKYVRGKKTVAVVSGGNVDLSRISDIAGHFMVATELA from the coding sequence ATGATTAATACAACTAATTTGCCAGTAAAAATTGAACAAATACGAGAGGCCAAACATGTTATTTCTCAATATGCTCGACAAACACCGTTGTTACAGTCTTATTATTTAAGTAGTAAGAGTGGTGGAGATGTTTACTTAAAATTAGAAAATATGCAGTTAACAGGCTCTTTTAAATTTCGTGGGGCGTTCAATAAAATTGCTCATTTGACGGATGAAGAAAAAGCTAAAGGCGTTATCGCCTGTTCAGCTGGTAATCATGCCCAAGGAGTAGCGTTGTCTTGTAAGCTATTAGGAATTAAAAGTAAAATTGTGATGCCCATAGGTGCACCCATTGCTAAAGTTGCAGCAACAGAAGGATATGGGTCAACAGTTGTTTTACATGGAGATAATTTTGATGAGGCGAAAGCTTACTGTCAAGCCGTCCAAAAAGAAACGGGGGAAACCTTTATTCCTCCATATGATGATAGCTTAGTTATGGCAGGGCAAGGAAGCATTGGCTTAGAGATATTGGATGAGCTTTGGGATGTTGAAACGGTGATTGTTCCTGTTGGAGGTGGTGGTCTAATCGCTGGATTAGCAGTGGCGTTAAAGGCTTTCAATCCGTCTATTAATATTATTGGGGTTCAAGCTGAAAGGATTCATGGTATGACAGAATCATTTAGAGCTCGTCAAATTACCCCTCATAAAGAAGGCACGACATTAGCTGATGGGTGCGCAGTGGAGTATCCTGGTGAGTTAACATTTGAGGTGGTAAATAATTTAGTGACAGACATGATTTTAGTCACAGAAGATGAGATTGAATTTGCAATCAAAGATTTAATTCAACGAGCAAAAGTTGTTGTTGAAGGAGCTGGTGCCCTAGCAACAGCTGCTATTTTAAGTGGTAAAGTAGAGAAATATGTTAGAGGGAAAAAAACCGTTGCTGTAGTCTCAGGTGGTAATGTTGATTTATCTCGAATCTCAGATATTGCGGGACATTTTATGGTAGCGACTGAGTTAGCTTAG
- the ald gene encoding alanine dehydrogenase, whose translation MKVGIIKDPKQGEARVGMTPENVGKLVEAGHTVLVDSQAGVGCGFTDDQYEAFGGKIVETEVAWSADLIVKVKEPMSQEYGYFKKNQIIWGFLHLAASKECTDAMCQAGVTAISGENIEIEGVLELLKPMSAIAGRRAVAMGQFYLEKQHGGSGILLPGIEGIGAGTVVILGGGNSAENAADMALGLGCRVIIIELNEGRLKELTTKYADQTVEIIKSTTENLEKYICQADVFISTILIPGAKPPKLVKEYMVKSMKPGSVIVDIAIDQGGTVETIEKATSHAEPIFIKHDVVHYAVPNMPGATPRTATLALAQGNISYLLEIANKGLEKAVRETPALRSGMSIYRGQVVQNALAEATDHDYVSLEELIHD comes from the coding sequence ATTAAAGTCGGTATCATTAAAGATCCTAAACAAGGAGAGGCCCGAGTTGGCATGACACCTGAAAACGTTGGGAAACTAGTTGAAGCTGGTCATACAGTCTTAGTAGATAGTCAGGCAGGTGTGGGGTGTGGTTTTACTGATGATCAGTATGAAGCATTTGGGGGAAAAATAGTTGAAACTGAGGTAGCTTGGTCAGCGGATCTAATTGTTAAAGTAAAAGAACCAATGTCCCAAGAATACGGTTACTTTAAAAAAAATCAAATTATTTGGGGATTTCTTCACTTAGCTGCTTCGAAAGAATGTACGGATGCAATGTGTCAGGCAGGGGTTACAGCTATTTCAGGTGAAAACATTGAGATTGAAGGAGTCTTGGAATTATTAAAACCAATGAGTGCTATTGCTGGCCGGAGAGCAGTAGCGATGGGACAGTTTTATTTAGAAAAACAACACGGTGGTTCAGGAATTTTATTACCAGGAATTGAAGGCATAGGAGCAGGGACAGTTGTTATTTTAGGTGGAGGAAATTCAGCAGAAAATGCTGCTGATATGGCACTTGGTTTAGGTTGTCGTGTCATTATTATTGAATTAAATGAGGGACGTCTAAAAGAATTAACCACTAAATATGCTGATCAAACAGTTGAGATTATTAAATCGACTACTGAAAATTTAGAAAAGTATATCTGTCAAGCTGATGTCTTTATTTCGACTATTTTGATACCAGGAGCTAAACCACCTAAACTTGTCAAAGAATATATGGTGAAATCAATGAAACCAGGTAGTGTGATTGTTGATATTGCTATTGATCAAGGTGGCACAGTTGAAACAATTGAAAAGGCAACAAGCCATGCTGAGCCCATTTTTATTAAACATGATGTCGTTCATTATGCTGTGCCTAATATGCCAGGTGCTACACCACGTACGGCAACACTTGCTTTAGCTCAGGGGAATATTTCTTATTTGTTAGAAATAGCAAATAAAGGCTTAGAAAAAGCTGTTAGAGAAACCCCTGCTCTCAGAAGTGGGATGAGTATCTATCGAGGACAGGTTGTCCAAAATGCTTTAGCAGAAGCAACCGATCATGACTATGTGTCATTGGAGGAGCTTATTCATGATTAA